From one Anopheles cruzii chromosome 3, idAnoCruzAS_RS32_06, whole genome shotgun sequence genomic stretch:
- the LOC128271241 gene encoding uncharacterized protein LOC128271241, protein MPMEVGGQLWYPRTHTHDGGQVQVWYPYPRTAVTAQLNNSLSGSEVEKNGTASNSSIGSGVSSSTGGMIASMVASGGYSTLPGAGSATAGGTAGGSVEAVQLLKEVLAHKSHDQDSAISAHPRPVIDEREHSEEEHMEEKLKNLEARLLILEQQQRLQSSPAISLHSPSSPAIPSPAPANLQLQLPANTPELIDLLEAAAADPGIGPIHRVHRGIGPHRV, encoded by the coding sequence ATGCCAATGGAGGTTGGTGGCCAACTGTGGTACCCCCGAACTCACACTCACGATGGTGGCCAAGTCCAAGTTTGGTACCCGTACCCCCGAACGGCGGTGACCGCCCAACTCAACAACAGCTTGTCGGGCAGCGAGGTGGAAAAGAATGGAACGGCCAGCAATAGTTCGATCGGTAGTGGGGTCAGCTCATCGACTGGTGGCATGATCGCCTCGATGGTTGCTTCTGGCGGATACTCGACACTTCCGGGAGCGGGCAGCGCCACAGCAGGGGGAACAGCAGGAGGGAGCGTAGAAGCTGTTCAGCTGTTGAAGGAAGTGTTGGCACACAAAAGCCACGATCAGGACTCCGCTATCTCCGCTCATCCGCGTCCGGTCATCGATGAGCGCGAGCATTCGGAGGAGGAGCATATGGAggagaaattgaaaaacttggAGGCCAGATTGCTAAtcctggagcagcagcagcgattaCAATCATCTCCGGCCATCTCGCTGCATTCGCCATCTTCTCCGGCCATCCCGTCTCCCGCTCCTGCAaatttgcagctgcagcttccAGCAAATACTCctgaattgattgatttgctggaagctgcagctgcagatCCAGGCATAGGGCCAATA